In Deinococcota bacterium, one genomic interval encodes:
- a CDS encoding nucleotidyltransferase substrate binding protein: MRTDFDDSLGRFGEALALPSSDIVRDSAILRFELTFEVAWKLCQRLVREQGLEANSPRQAFQ; this comes from the coding sequence TTCGACGATAGTCTCGGCCGCTTCGGCGAGGCCTTGGCGCTGCCCTCGAGCGACATCGTCCGCGACTCGGCCATCTTGCGCTTCGAACTGACCTTCGAAGTCGCCTGGAAGCTGTGCCAGCGTCTCGTTCGTGAGCAGGGGCTGGAGGCGAACAGTCCCCGCCAGGCGTTCCAGCA